The segment CTTACCCTTGTTTTATCTTACGAAAGAAAAGGACTTCCACCTAACTTTATTGATATACTTAAGGAAGACCTTATATCAATGTTTTCCAAATATGAACACTTTGAAATCGAAAAGATAGAAGTGGATATAAAAAGAGGCGAAAACGATTTTGATGAGCTTTGGATTAGTATACCCTTTAAGCAATGAGTGTGCCAGTTTTACTTCTTGACCTTGACGGAGTTTTGGTAAAGGATAAGGCTTTGAACCCTTTTGAGGATACGGTAAGGTTTTTGCAAAGTATAAGAACCTTAGGTATACCCTTTAGGGTGGTTTCCAACAACTCTACAAGACCGCCAGACAAATTAATAGAGGAGTTAGGAAAGAAAGGTGTGGAGCTTCAAAGAGAGGAATTTATTTCACCCCTGTCAATACTTGGAGACTATCTTAGAGCTCAAGGTATAAAGAGGGTCTTCTTTATAGGCATGCCTGTGGTAGAGGAATACATAAGAACTCTTGGCTTTGAAGTAGTGCAGGACCACATGGTGGATGCAGTAGTGATAGGTCAAGATAGAAACCTTGATTTTAACAAGCTAAAAATTGCCACTTCTGCGGTTTTTCTAAAAAATGCCAAGCTAATTCCTATAAATTTAAGTAGAATCGTAAAGGACGATGATGGGCTTTACTTTCCGGGGGCTGGGTCAATTGCTACAGCTATAGCTCATGCTTGTAAATATGACAAAGCCTTGCCTAATCTTGGCAAACCCTCTGAAGAGTTTATAAGATACGCTCTTGAAGGTTTGAGGGGTAGTGAGGTTTATTTAGTAAGCGACGATATATATACAGACCTTATGGGTGCAAAGGAGCTTGGTATAAAAACAGTTTTTATGACCACGGGTAAATACAAAAAAGAAGAGCTATCGAAAGCTAACTTTACCCCAGACTTGGTTTTTGATAGCCTCTCAGAACTACTGGATTATCTTTATAAAGCTGTTTCTTCTTAACCTTTCGAGAAGCTCCTGTCTTCTTGTCTCCATTTTCCTTAGCAGAATCTCTTCTCTAAGTTCCTCTACGCTTTTGCCTTCGGTTATTTCCTCCTGTGATAGGACCTTGGCTATATACACATGGTCCTTATCTTCCGCAAATACTATTTCACCTAGGCTTGCTCTCCAAACTTCTTTGTCCAAAACTTCCACCAAATCCCCCCGCGCAACCCTTAGTTTTTCCAAGCTTACTCCCATTTCCTTAGCTATAGCATCAAGTCCCTTTTCTGGGCTAAATATTGTCTTTAATTTCCCTTCATCCTTTCTATCTATTACAAGAAGTTCTATGTTCCGAACCACCCTTATATTACCACTTTTGAGCCTTTCCAACTCAATTTCTACATCGGAGACTCTAACTTCCCTTTCAAGAAAGGCAATAAGCCCTTGTGTAGCCAAAATTTCTCTCTCTAAGAATCTTCTAAGGTCCTGAAGGGTAAGACCCTCTTTTGCGAGCTCTTGAGCTATCCCATCAAGGGTCATCCTGTTTACCCTTGCTATGTTTACTAAAGCTTGCTCTATTAGTTCGGGTGGCACCTGCATACCTCTTCCTACGAGGAACTGGTATAGGAGCATATCTTCTATGAGTTTATCAAGGACTTCTTTCCAGTCGTTAGTAGCATAGTAGAGCAT is part of the Aquificaceae bacterium genome and harbors:
- a CDS encoding HAD-IIA family hydrolase: MSVPVLLLDLDGVLVKDKALNPFEDTVRFLQSIRTLGIPFRVVSNNSTRPPDKLIEELGKKGVELQREEFISPLSILGDYLRAQGIKRVFFIGMPVVEEYIRTLGFEVVQDHMVDAVVIGQDRNLDFNKLKIATSAVFLKNAKLIPINLSRIVKDDDGLYFPGAGSIATAIAHACKYDKALPNLGKPSEEFIRYALEGLRGSEVYLVSDDIYTDLMGAKELGIKTVFMTTGKYKKEELSKANFTPDLVFDSLSELLDYLYKAVSS
- a CDS encoding cell division topological specificity factor MinE, translating into LTLVLSYERKGLPPNFIDILKEDLISMFSKYEHFEIEKIEVDIKRGENDFDELWISIPFKQ
- a CDS encoding peptidylprolyl isomerase, with the protein product MVSRSFKKILGGVLLWTTLSFSAVLVDRVVASVNSEPILESDIKMGMLYYATNDWKEVLDKLIEDMLLYQFLVGRGMQVPPELIEQALVNIARVNRMTLDGIAQELAKEGLTLQDLRRFLEREILATQGLIAFLEREVRVSDVEIELERLKSGNIRVVRNIELLVIDRKDEGKLKTIFSPEKGLDAIAKEMGVSLEKLRVARGDLVEVLDKEVWRASLGEIVFAEDKDHVYIAKVLSQEEITEGKSVEELREEILLRKMETRRQELLERLRRNSFIKIIQ